The Bdellovibrio sp. ZAP7 DNA segment CTGGGTTCGAAGCGACAGGAACCACCCAAATGAGTAGTTCCAATTGATCTGTAGGCAGCAACGAAAAACCAAAGCAATGCTTTAAAGGTTTTTTCGAAGAGACCCAATCCCGCGATCCATAGCTTTGACAAATTCCTCGTGTGGGAGGCCTTTATAAAAGTTGGGATCCATGGGTTTGAAGATAATGTTAATATCGGCTTCAATGGAGTTATCCGTTTTAAGCAACGCTCGGAAGTATTCTCGACTCCAACGCTTAAGCTTGTTTCGCACAACTGCAGGGCCGACTTTTCGACTTGCGGTTACGCCAAAACGCAACTGACCAACGGAGTTCTTCTGATAATTCAGAAGTAACCACTTCGTAGGCCAGTTTCTTTTGCCAGATTGTTTGAGAGAGAGAAACTCAGAGCTGCGCTTAATTCCTAGCGGAGAACTATTTTCCACCTGTAGAAACCG contains these protein-coding regions:
- the rnpA gene encoding ribonuclease P protein component; this translates as MENSSPLGIKRSSEFLSLKQSGKRNWPTKWLLLNYQKNSVGQLRFGVTASRKVGPAVVRNKLKRWSREYFRALLKTDNSIEADINIIFKPMDPNFYKGLPHEEFVKAMDRGIGSLRKNL